From Lewinellaceae bacterium:
CTACGTAAACCCCTTCCGGCCGGATAGCCAGGGCGCCGATGCTCTCGCTGGCCAGCACAGGTTCGTGGTAGGCCATTACAATTCGGCGTTTCCGTTGACCCTGCCCAGCACATCTTCCGCCAGGTCGGAGAAATCCGCCGGCTCTTCGTCCAGCAAATGCTCGTACTGGTCGGCAGCCCATATTTCAATTCTGTCGTGATAAGCCGACAGGATAACGTCTTTGTCGATGCCCGCGTACTCCAGCAAGCGCTTGGACACCAGGATGCGGTCGGCGCTGTCCATGGCCACCTTTTGCGCGCCCCGGTAGAAATAGCGCACGAAGTCGCGGTTCT
This genomic window contains:
- the mraZ gene encoding division/cell wall cluster transcriptional repressor MraZ, translating into MKQLLGEYECKIDAKGRMRMPTGLIGQLGEEAALDFVINRGFEKCLMLYPEPVWDRITNEINQLNLYNKKNRDFVRYFYRGAQKVAMDSADRILVSKRLLEYAGIDKDVILSAYHDRIEIWAADQYEHLLDEEPADFSDLAEDVLGRVNGNAEL